A single Marinitoga aeolica DNA region contains:
- the mnhG gene encoding monovalent cation/H(+) antiporter subunit G, producing the protein MSAIGYILMIIGALFYVLGGLGLYRMPDVYNRLQAATKATTLGTFSLVLGVGIAQPEWFVKTLLIVVFLTITNPVGSSVLAKASYIYGAKPFKVVKNDLDELYQSRGDENADN; encoded by the coding sequence ATGAGTGCTATAGGATATATATTAATGATAATAGGTGCTCTTTTCTATGTTCTTGGTGGCTTAGGATTATACAGAATGCCAGATGTGTATAATAGACTTCAAGCTGCAACTAAAGCTACAACATTAGGTACTTTTTCTTTAGTTTTAGGTGTTGGGATAGCTCAACCTGAATGGTTTGTAAAAACTTTATTAATTGTAGTATTTTTGACAATTACAAACCCTGTAGGAAGTTCTGTTTTAGCAAAAGCTTCTTATATTTATGGTGCAAAACCATTTAAAGTAGTTAAAAATGATTTAGACGAACTCTACCAAAGTAGAGGTGATGAAAATGCAGATAATTGA
- a CDS encoding proton-conducting transporter transmembrane domain-containing protein, with protein sequence MALNTLILFILLGGLVTYFVSKVNNKAGAWLTVIISLVALFYVYSLKDSSGEVFNVFNYGNYSLNLVTSNYAWFFSIVMVLVYSMVSFFNPYWMEKVIHPSAYNLFYLLSLGGTLGVFYAKDFLTLFIFWELVVWSSMFIIPLGKSRRASVVYYGISTIGSFAMLYAILMLNVKYGTFDIQSNIQNMSSDPKFAVLFFFLIVMAGLTKLGIFPFYTWLPIAHGNAPHTFSPVLSGGLVKMGGFVAFLMTAVLPTSKVFANHVQIINNPYENYILMILGAISIIIGTLMAIKQDDAKKLIAYSTVSNSGYILIGLAMVDQTGFAGGMMHVFNHAMASGAMFLSFAAVAYRTGTTKISELGGLIKRMPVTFTAYLVAIISLAGIPPMSGFASKWLIYQGLLRKGNMFIAFAAFFGSVGSFMYVFRPLAGAFLGQLSPKHKEIKEVPFWMQLPMLIMSGLTILYGVYPGLMLKYIAKIQETIGLTPLQIDGTKILTPNGMWDSWIVTLVFTIGFIIAAVIYFVLPKAKSVDLMDTYTGGEFIYDPDKYHYSSNYYAPFERLYKNHPSVEKFYDAIALRFHEFGLLVKTWFFNENPAFTVFWISLVMTAIIMWGDKI encoded by the coding sequence ATGGCTTTGAATACATTAATATTGTTCATATTATTAGGCGGATTAGTAACCTATTTTGTAAGTAAAGTAAATAACAAAGCTGGAGCATGGCTTACTGTAATTATTTCTTTGGTAGCTTTATTTTATGTTTATTCACTAAAAGATTCATCAGGAGAAGTATTTAACGTTTTTAATTATGGAAATTATTCATTGAATTTAGTAACTTCTAATTATGCATGGTTTTTCTCTATTGTAATGGTTTTAGTATATTCAATGGTTTCATTCTTTAATCCATATTGGATGGAAAAAGTAATACACCCTTCAGCATATAACCTATTTTATTTATTATCTTTAGGTGGTACTTTAGGTGTATTCTATGCAAAAGACTTTTTAACACTATTTATTTTCTGGGAATTAGTTGTTTGGTCATCAATGTTTATTATTCCTTTAGGTAAATCAAGAAGAGCATCTGTTGTATATTATGGAATTAGTACAATAGGTTCTTTTGCAATGTTATATGCAATTTTAATGCTTAATGTAAAATATGGAACATTTGATATTCAATCAAATATTCAAAATATGTCAAGTGATCCTAAATTTGCAGTATTATTCTTCTTTTTAATAGTAATGGCAGGATTAACGAAATTGGGTATTTTCCCATTTTACACATGGTTACCTATAGCTCATGGTAATGCACCACACACATTCTCACCTGTATTATCAGGTGGTCTTGTAAAAATGGGTGGTTTTGTAGCGTTTTTAATGACTGCAGTATTACCAACATCAAAAGTTTTTGCAAATCATGTACAAATAATAAATAATCCATATGAAAATTACATATTAATGATTCTTGGTGCAATAAGTATTATCATTGGAACATTAATGGCTATAAAACAAGATGATGCAAAAAAACTTATAGCTTATTCAACAGTAAGTAACAGTGGATATATTTTAATAGGTTTGGCAATGGTTGATCAAACAGGATTTGCAGGTGGTATGATGCATGTATTTAATCATGCTATGGCTTCAGGTGCAATGTTCCTTTCATTTGCTGCAGTAGCATATAGAACAGGAACCACAAAAATATCTGAATTGGGTGGATTAATCAAAAGAATGCCTGTAACCTTTACAGCATACTTAGTTGCAATTATCTCATTAGCTGGTATACCACCAATGAGTGGATTTGCTTCAAAATGGTTAATATATCAAGGTTTATTGAGAAAAGGAAATATGTTCATCGCTTTTGCAGCATTTTTTGGTAGTGTAGGATCATTTATGTATGTATTCAGACCATTAGCTGGAGCATTTTTAGGTCAATTATCTCCTAAACACAAAGAAATAAAAGAAGTTCCATTTTGGATGCAATTACCAATGTTAATAATGTCTGGTTTAACAATATTATATGGTGTATATCCAGGATTAATGTTAAAATACATTGCAAAAATACAAGAAACTATTGGATTAACTCCACTTCAAATTGATGGAACTAAAATATTAACTCCTAATGGTATGTGGGATTCATGGATTGTAACTCTCGTATTTACTATTGGATTCATTATTGCAGCTGTAATTTATTTTGTATTACCAAAAGCAAAATCAGTGGATTTAATGGATACATATACCGGTGGAGAATTTATTTATGATCCTGACAAATATCATTATTCATCAAACTATTACGCACCATTTGAAAGATTATATAAAAATCATCCTTCGGTAGAGAAATTTTATGATGCAATTGCATTGAGATTCCACGAATTTGGATTATTAGTAAAAACATGGTTCTTTAATGAAAATCCTGCATTTACTGTATTTTGGATTTCGTTAGTGATGACTGCAATAATAATGTGGGGTGATAAAATATGA
- a CDS encoding respiratory chain complex I subunit 1 family protein: MSTFFLAVALLLLAFFWQITLSGIQRKVTARIHRRVGSPWYQNFIDLFKAWSKSSISHGFIYDFGVLMALGGTIATLIFVPAGNLIVFKNLDNFFVIVYLLAIGSLGMAMSAVGSGNPWASIGVMRALTQMLGYELPYIMTVFGIIYANKTASIHAIAEAQQTMGIMGWNMFRMPLGVIVGFISLMGMLGKKPFDTPIAPAEIASGPLVEYGGKHLGMLMLQHEFATFVEVGLFVNLFMGGGTIITFLIKYFVVYMLATMIASVVARFKIDQLVTFYYKVPLALAFIQTAIIIFTGLGVSIWL, encoded by the coding sequence ATGAGCACATTCTTTTTAGCTGTAGCTTTATTACTATTAGCATTTTTTTGGCAGATTACATTATCTGGTATTCAAAGAAAGGTTACAGCCAGAATTCATAGAAGAGTTGGATCACCTTGGTACCAAAATTTTATAGATTTGTTTAAAGCATGGAGTAAAAGTTCAATATCACACGGATTTATATATGATTTTGGTGTTTTAATGGCTCTAGGTGGAACAATTGCAACATTAATTTTTGTTCCTGCTGGAAACTTAATTGTTTTCAAAAATCTTGATAACTTTTTTGTTATAGTTTATTTATTAGCAATAGGTTCTTTGGGTATGGCTATGAGTGCAGTTGGCTCAGGAAACCCATGGGCTAGTATTGGTGTTATGAGAGCATTAACTCAAATGCTAGGATATGAATTACCATATATTATGACTGTATTTGGAATAATATATGCAAATAAAACTGCTTCTATTCACGCAATTGCAGAAGCACAACAAACTATGGGTATAATGGGATGGAATATGTTCAGAATGCCTTTAGGTGTAATTGTTGGATTTATATCATTAATGGGTATGTTAGGTAAAAAACCATTTGATACACCTATAGCTCCAGCTGAAATAGCATCTGGTCCATTGGTAGAATATGGTGGAAAACATTTAGGAATGTTGATGTTACAACATGAATTTGCAACTTTTGTAGAAGTAGGCCTATTTGTAAATTTATTTATGGGCGGAGGAACTATAATTACTTTCTTAATTAAATATTTTGTAGTATATATGTTAGCAACCATGATTGCTTCTGTAGTTGCAAGGTTTAAAATTGATCAATTAGTAACATTTTATTATAAAGTTCCATTAGCATTAGCATTTATTCAAACAGCAATTATAATATTCACCGGTTTGGGGGTGAGCATATGGCTTTAA
- a CDS encoding ArsR/SmtB family transcription factor: MDECKLISNVFKCLSHPIRLRIIKLLSKEKLSVLEITEKLNTSQSSISQHLKLLEENGIILKEKKGNIVYCKLKHNLVLELLSDGKRIISQELKEANNIIRKA, encoded by the coding sequence TTGGATGAATGTAAGTTGATATCTAATGTTTTTAAATGTTTATCTCACCCGATTAGATTAAGAATAATCAAGCTTCTAAGTAAAGAAAAATTATCAGTTTTAGAAATTACAGAGAAATTAAATACAAGCCAATCCAGTATATCTCAACATCTAAAGCTTTTAGAAGAAAACGGTATTATTTTAAAAGAGAAAAAAGGTAACATAGTTTATTGTAAATTAAAACATAATTTGGTTTTAGAACTTTTATCCGATGGAAAAAGAATAATTTCACAAGAGCTCAAAGAAGCTAATAATATTATAAGAAAAGCATAA
- a CDS encoding Na(+)/H(+) antiporter subunit B: MQIIEIIVGFALLIFAFMAIESKKLINSIIYLSILSMLSVVSFVFMKAPDVAITEAVIGSGLVTAVFIFTLFSLKKAGDKK, encoded by the coding sequence ATGCAGATAATTGAAATTATTGTTGGATTTGCTTTATTAATATTTGCATTCATGGCTATTGAATCAAAAAAATTAATAAATTCAATTATTTATTTATCTATTTTAAGTATGTTATCAGTAGTTTCATTTGTATTTATGAAGGCTCCAGATGTTGCTATTACAGAAGCTGTAATAGGATCAGGTTTAGTTACTGCAGTGTTTATCTTTACCCTTTTTTCTTTAAAAAAGGCTGGTGATAAAAAATGA
- a CDS encoding Na(+)/H(+) antiporter subunit B, producing the protein MKRVIAVLLVGVLGFFIYSNLYSTGNGNLFPKFGEAKLSERVSNKFIKKSVNGNESEVIYNQTKDAESGSANMVTSIVVNYRSFDTLGEVTVLFVSALGVGLLLSGKSRMKFKTPPNFILRSAVRVIAGIILITGVYIFIHGHLTPGGGFPGGSMIASAVLLFYISDDEFKTKVKAFKFLEGTAGSLYLIFGLLGLSLGGYFLYNFLPTGVVGNLFSAGIVPIIYIFVGLKVGSELSNLISDFLSEEGK; encoded by the coding sequence ATGAAAAGAGTTATTGCGGTATTATTAGTTGGTGTTTTAGGATTTTTCATTTATTCAAATTTATATTCTACTGGTAATGGAAACCTATTTCCAAAATTTGGAGAAGCAAAATTATCAGAAAGAGTTTCAAATAAATTTATAAAAAAGAGTGTTAATGGAAATGAATCCGAAGTTATATATAATCAAACTAAAGATGCCGAAAGTGGTTCAGCAAACATGGTTACATCAATAGTTGTAAACTACAGATCATTTGATACTTTAGGAGAAGTTACAGTATTATTCGTTTCAGCTTTAGGTGTTGGATTGTTGTTAAGTGGAAAATCAAGAATGAAATTCAAAACACCACCTAATTTTATTTTAAGATCTGCAGTCAGGGTTATTGCAGGAATAATATTAATTACAGGTGTATATATTTTCATTCATGGGCATTTAACACCTGGTGGAGGATTCCCAGGAGGTTCTATGATTGCATCAGCTGTATTATTGTTTTACATTTCAGATGATGAATTCAAAACTAAAGTTAAAGCATTTAAATTTTTGGAAGGTACAGCTGGAAGTTTATATTTGATTTTTGGGTTATTAGGATTATCCTTAGGTGGTTATTTCTTATACAATTTCTTACCAACAGGAGTTGTAGGAAACTTATTTAGTGCAGGAATTGTTCCAATAATATACATTTTTGTTGGATTAAAAGTAGGATCTGAGCTTTCAAATTTAATCTCAGATTTTCTCTCAGAGGAGGGGAAATAA
- a CDS encoding NADH-quinone oxidoreductase subunit C → MNFMNNIIEDIKSRFNPENTEIVKKNQIAIDFKNEEVHSALAYLKSQGWKQLTILTCVDWIKENKFQLVYILMNWDNSITIQVRTKIDRDNPKFRTVINIYPGAEMYERDVHEFFGVEFEGNPNHEKELFLELWDDLPPMRKDFDPLAYSKKKFDVREYKVDFIPKEGEAE, encoded by the coding sequence ATGAATTTCATGAATAATATAATTGAGGATATAAAATCTAGATTTAATCCTGAAAACACAGAAATAGTAAAAAAGAATCAAATTGCTATAGATTTTAAAAATGAAGAAGTACACTCTGCTTTGGCTTATTTAAAATCTCAAGGTTGGAAGCAATTAACGATACTTACATGTGTAGACTGGATAAAAGAAAATAAATTTCAATTAGTATATATACTAATGAATTGGGATAATTCAATAACTATTCAAGTAAGAACAAAAATTGATAGAGATAATCCTAAATTTAGAACAGTTATAAATATTTATCCTGGTGCAGAAATGTATGAAAGAGATGTTCATGAATTTTTTGGAGTAGAATTTGAAGGTAATCCAAATCATGAAAAAGAATTATTCCTTGAATTATGGGATGATTTACCACCAATGCGAAAAGATTTTGATCCATTAGCATATTCAAAGAAGAAATTTGATGTTAGAGAATATAAAGTTGATTTCATTCCGAAAGAAGGTGAAGCAGAATGA
- a CDS encoding sodium:proton antiporter encodes MIQYLFIGLILIGIYGLLTQKNLIKLVVALNVLEVGVNLFIVSTGYVKDGIAPILFKGATSTNNNFVDPLPQALVLTAIVIGVGVTALSLTVVRKIYEKHGTLEMDEIGSESDD; translated from the coding sequence ATGATACAATACTTATTTATTGGATTAATATTAATAGGAATATATGGATTATTAACTCAAAAGAACTTAATTAAATTAGTAGTAGCTTTAAATGTTTTGGAAGTTGGAGTTAATTTGTTTATTGTTTCAACAGGTTATGTAAAAGATGGAATTGCTCCAATTTTATTTAAAGGCGCTACATCAACAAATAATAATTTCGTAGATCCATTGCCACAAGCATTAGTACTTACAGCTATTGTAATTGGTGTTGGAGTTACAGCACTTTCTTTAACAGTTGTAAGGAAAATATATGAAAAACATGGAACTTTGGAAATGGACGAGATAGGGAGTGAAAGCGATGATTAA
- a CDS encoding NuoB/complex I 20 kDa subunit family protein, with the protein MALNENEKINEIDVNELDCRDTLTFWEKFGNIFRSKSIWMLHYCTGCGAMELPPTMTSRFDMERIGMAPMATPRQADVLLITGYLSVKTLRRIIYTYEQMQNPKYVVGFGSCTLNGGVYYDSYAVISRLDYYLPVDLYIAGCMPRPEAVMSGFKKLMDMIKKGEALGWKRYQKYYDWYKKNQVRALGEVYVKDEFHE; encoded by the coding sequence ATGGCTTTAAATGAAAATGAAAAAATAAATGAAATAGATGTTAATGAATTGGATTGTAGAGATACATTGACATTCTGGGAAAAATTTGGAAATATATTCAGAAGTAAATCTATTTGGATGCTTCACTATTGTACAGGTTGTGGAGCTATGGAATTGCCTCCAACAATGACATCAAGATTTGATATGGAAAGAATTGGTATGGCTCCAATGGCTACTCCAAGACAAGCAGATGTTTTATTAATAACTGGATATTTAAGTGTAAAAACTTTAAGAAGAATTATTTATACATATGAACAAATGCAAAATCCAAAATATGTAGTAGGTTTTGGATCATGTACATTAAATGGTGGAGTTTATTATGATTCATATGCAGTTATTTCCAGATTAGATTATTATTTACCAGTTGATTTATATATTGCGGGATGTATGCCAAGACCAGAAGCTGTAATGAGTGGATTTAAAAAATTAATGGATATGATTAAAAAAGGTGAGGCTCTTGGTTGGAAAAGATATCAAAAATATTATGATTGGTACAAAAAGAATCAGGTTCGCGCCCTTGGGGAGGTGTATGTAAAAGATGAATTTCATGAATAA
- a CDS encoding complex I subunit 5 family protein: MINPVLLIAIPLLFAFLSVMFKKADKGFLILGILFNLISAFFLKETEVIIGGWKPPFGINLVADQYSIFGLIILNIVFAFSVVSSLPSVKKYSTLLLVSLASLNGMLLTGDLFNLFVFLEIASISAYIMSTMTKKYKGTFNYIILGALGSNLYLLGIIFLYSTVGTLNMSDMASKLHLVNNNVLLLSITFIFAGFAVEAKLIPFNGWVKGVYGNANDLNGGIFASAYATAAIMVFGRLFTNVFTLDGTLKTILLAVTVSTFIFGEIAAFSQKNIRSTLAFSSVGQAGLIATLFLTGITGGAMMQVANNAFAKLVMFTIAGAMYVYTGTDNVEKLQGLFKKHKLIGFGFSIAALSLVGLPIFYGFYVKIFALTNLFKINSYWLPAFILFSSLIEGIYYIRMLVKLWNPGEEGKESKDEYTTKLSLENTFAYAVLAVIIGLFIIYISVNPEFITQGISNYLSNIPGGM, encoded by the coding sequence ATGATTAATCCTGTCTTATTAATTGCGATACCATTATTATTTGCATTTTTATCAGTAATGTTTAAAAAAGCAGACAAAGGTTTTCTAATTCTTGGAATTTTATTTAATTTAATATCTGCATTTTTCCTCAAAGAAACTGAAGTAATAATTGGTGGTTGGAAACCTCCTTTCGGTATTAACTTAGTTGCAGATCAATATTCAATATTTGGATTAATAATTTTAAACATTGTATTTGCATTCTCAGTAGTATCTTCTTTACCATCAGTAAAAAAATATTCAACATTATTATTAGTTTCATTGGCATCATTGAATGGTATGTTATTAACTGGAGATTTATTTAATTTATTTGTTTTCTTAGAAATAGCATCAATATCAGCATATATAATGTCAACAATGACAAAAAAATATAAAGGTACATTCAACTATATTATTTTAGGTGCATTAGGTTCTAATTTATATTTATTAGGTATTATATTCTTATATTCAACAGTAGGAACATTAAATATGTCAGATATGGCATCAAAATTACATTTAGTAAATAACAATGTACTTTTATTATCAATCACGTTTATATTTGCAGGTTTTGCCGTTGAAGCAAAATTAATTCCATTTAATGGATGGGTTAAAGGTGTTTATGGAAATGCAAATGATTTAAATGGTGGAATATTTGCTTCTGCATATGCAACAGCAGCTATTATGGTATTTGGAAGATTATTTACAAATGTATTTACATTAGATGGCACATTAAAAACTATATTGCTTGCAGTAACAGTATCCACATTTATTTTTGGCGAAATAGCTGCATTTTCACAAAAAAATATCAGAAGTACATTAGCCTTTTCAAGTGTTGGACAAGCTGGATTAATTGCAACTTTATTTTTAACTGGAATAACTGGCGGAGCAATGATGCAAGTTGCTAATAATGCCTTTGCTAAATTAGTAATGTTTACAATAGCTGGAGCGATGTATGTTTATACAGGAACAGATAATGTTGAAAAATTACAGGGATTATTTAAAAAACATAAATTAATAGGTTTTGGTTTTAGTATAGCAGCATTATCATTAGTAGGATTGCCAATATTCTATGGATTTTATGTAAAAATATTTGCTTTAACAAATTTATTTAAAATCAATAGCTATTGGTTACCAGCATTTATTTTATTCTCCAGTTTAATAGAAGGAATTTATTATATTAGAATGCTAGTTAAATTATGGAACCCTGGAGAAGAAGGAAAAGAATCAAAAGACGAATATACAACAAAACTTTCTTTGGAAAACACATTTGCTTATGCTGTGTTAGCAGTTATTATAGGATTATTTATCATTTATATAAGTGTTAATCCAGAATTCATAACACAAGGTATAAGCAATTACCTTTCCAATATACCGGGAGGGATGTGA
- a CDS encoding NADH-quinone oxidoreductase subunit D: MKRQVKLFLGPNHPGMHGNFSVHLYVDGDIVEKARPLPGMLHRGFEKLMERRLWMNNLALIPRICVPEPDINEMVYAMGVETLAKVDVPERAHWIRMIILELARIANHLMSLGGIGGPTGLYTGPNWAIADRDLILDIFEEITGARVYHMYIVPGGVRKDLPKGIEKKIENFLDYLEKRLPEYDDLILKNPMVQARTVDNIVLPEEVCWELGVTGIGLRSSSGKPYDIRKVDPYARYDEVEFEVPTATYSDAYTRLTIKYKEIQQSIRIIRQVLDKMPKEGPVRARISRGSALRWRVPKGQVFSHIECARGEYGYYIVSDGSNMPYRIAVRGASYPQGLLGIEKYLPGTRIDDVAIWLDTMGVCAPEIDR, translated from the coding sequence ATGAAAAGACAGGTGAAATTATTTTTAGGTCCTAATCATCCAGGTATGCATGGTAACTTTAGTGTTCATTTATATGTAGATGGTGACATTGTAGAAAAAGCAAGACCATTACCTGGTATGCTTCATCGTGGATTTGAAAAATTGATGGAAAGAAGATTATGGATGAATAATCTTGCTTTAATACCAAGAATTTGTGTTCCTGAACCTGATATAAATGAAATGGTTTATGCAATGGGTGTTGAAACATTAGCTAAAGTAGATGTTCCTGAAAGAGCTCATTGGATAAGAATGATTATTTTAGAATTAGCAAGGATTGCAAATCACTTAATGTCTTTAGGTGGAATAGGTGGTCCTACAGGATTATATACAGGTCCAAACTGGGCAATTGCTGATAGGGATTTAATACTTGATATTTTTGAAGAAATAACAGGCGCAAGGGTTTATCACATGTATATTGTTCCTGGAGGAGTAAGAAAAGATTTACCAAAAGGAATTGAAAAGAAAATAGAAAATTTCTTAGATTACCTAGAAAAAAGATTGCCAGAATATGATGATTTAATCTTAAAAAATCCAATGGTTCAAGCAAGAACAGTAGATAATATTGTTTTACCTGAAGAAGTTTGTTGGGAATTAGGAGTTACAGGTATAGGCCTAAGATCCTCTTCAGGAAAACCATATGATATAAGAAAAGTTGATCCATATGCAAGATACGATGAAGTAGAATTTGAAGTACCAACTGCAACATATTCAGATGCATATACCAGATTAACTATAAAATATAAAGAAATACAGCAAAGTATTAGAATAATCAGACAGGTATTAGATAAAATGCCAAAAGAAGGTCCAGTAAGAGCAAGGATTTCAAGAGGTAGTGCTTTAAGATGGAGAGTACCTAAGGGACAAGTATTCAGTCATATTGAATGTGCTCGTGGAGAATACGGATATTATATAGTATCTGATGGTTCAAATATGCCATATAGAATTGCAGTTAGAGGAGCTTCATATCCACAAGGATTATTAGGAATTGAAAAATATTTACCAGGCACAAGAATTGATGATGTTGCAATCTGGTTAGATACTATGGGCGTATGTGCTCCAGAAATTGATAGGTAG
- a CDS encoding cation:proton antiporter, whose product MNILIGTLIIIGAFFSVLRLVFGPTTPDRIVAVDTLNVIITGSIVFIAFLLKSDLYLDIALVYGALSFLETVVIARYLEGKK is encoded by the coding sequence ATGAATATTTTGATAGGTACTTTAATAATCATAGGAGCATTTTTTTCTGTTTTACGATTAGTTTTTGGTCCTACAACTCCAGATAGAATAGTAGCTGTAGATACTTTAAATGTAATAATAACAGGATCAATAGTTTTTATAGCATTTCTTTTAAAAAGTGATTTATATTTAGACATTGCATTAGTTTATGGGGCTTTATCATTCTTAGAAACAGTTGTTATTGCCCGTTATTTGGAGGGGAAAAAATGA
- a CDS encoding Na+/H+ antiporter subunit E, with product MKKYLSTFLTLWVIWIALTGFSSAELLTGLIVSLVLAGVISKVVDYSFDFTIIPKLFVFIFVYVPVFIVEMIKANFDVAARVLNPALPLNPGFVKIPTKLKGNVGKLTLANSITLTPGTLSIDADDDYIYIHWIDVKGETPEEYQKHVSSKFEKILGGIYR from the coding sequence TTGAAAAAGTATTTATCAACTTTTCTAACCCTGTGGGTTATCTGGATTGCTTTAACAGGTTTTAGCAGTGCAGAATTACTCACAGGTTTGATAGTTTCTCTGGTTTTGGCTGGAGTAATCTCAAAAGTAGTTGACTATTCTTTTGATTTTACAATTATACCAAAACTATTTGTCTTCATTTTTGTTTATGTACCAGTTTTTATAGTAGAAATGATAAAGGCAAATTTTGATGTTGCAGCAAGGGTTTTAAATCCTGCGTTACCTTTAAATCCTGGTTTTGTAAAGATTCCTACAAAACTGAAAGGAAATGTTGGAAAATTAACTTTAGCAAATTCTATTACATTAACTCCTGGTACTTTATCTATTGATGCAGACGATGACTATATCTATATTCATTGGATTGATGTAAAAGGTGAAACTCCCGAAGAATATCAAAAACATGTCTCAAGTAAATTTGAGAAAATTTTGGGAGGGATTTATAGATGA